From Virgibacillus natechei, the proteins below share one genomic window:
- the ssb gene encoding single-stranded DNA-binding protein has translation MINSVNIVGRITKDIQLRYSEKGTAVANFTVACNRPFKNSQGEREADFINVVQFQKGAELTAQYMSKGSQVGVSGRIQTRNYENKEGQRVFITEVVADQVAFLESKNKQENSQNQEKPNNDPFEKNGEPIDISDDDLPF, from the coding sequence ATGATTAATTCAGTAAATATTGTTGGAAGAATTACGAAGGACATACAACTTAGATATTCGGAAAAAGGGACAGCCGTTGCAAACTTCACAGTGGCTTGCAATAGACCTTTTAAAAATTCACAAGGTGAAAGAGAAGCTGATTTCATAAATGTTGTTCAATTTCAAAAGGGGGCGGAGTTAACAGCGCAATACATGAGTAAAGGAAGTCAGGTTGGTGTCTCCGGAAGAATCCAAACACGAAATTACGAAAACAAAGAAGGTCAGCGTGTTTTTATTACTGAGGTTGTTGCAGATCAAGTGGCATTCCTGGAATCGAAGAACAAGCAGGAAAATAGCCAGAATCAAGAAAAACCAAATAACGATCCATTCGAGAAAAACGGTGAACCAATAGATATCTCAGATGATGACCTACCGTTCTAA
- a CDS encoding DNA-methyltransferase → MVKTKMELHRDHFQNFKGYNIPRAQLVIADIPYNLGNNAYASSNQWYVDGDNKNGESKLANTSFFKTDENFNLAEYMHFCSKLLKKEPKAKNQAPAMIVFCSHQQIPMIEEYGKKYGFKKSYPLFFVKNTSSQVLKANMKIVGATEHAVVLYRDKLPKFRNGKTEDQKGRMIKNWFEWKRDKAKEYPKVHPTQKPVNLLKELIEIFTDEGDVVVDPVAGSGSTLRAAYELNRNSFGFEIEKEFYDKAKETLLDVEHISRAEQIELAEVMGGNP, encoded by the coding sequence ATGGTAAAAACAAAAATGGAGTTACACCGCGATCATTTTCAAAATTTTAAAGGGTATAACATTCCGAGGGCTCAACTTGTCATAGCGGATATCCCCTATAACTTAGGAAACAACGCTTATGCGTCTAGCAATCAATGGTATGTGGACGGTGACAATAAAAATGGTGAAAGCAAACTGGCAAACACATCATTTTTTAAAACAGATGAAAATTTCAATCTAGCTGAGTACATGCATTTTTGCAGTAAGTTATTAAAGAAAGAGCCAAAAGCAAAAAACCAAGCGCCGGCAATGATTGTATTCTGTTCGCATCAACAGATTCCTATGATTGAGGAATATGGTAAGAAGTACGGGTTTAAAAAGTCGTATCCACTGTTCTTTGTTAAAAATACGAGTTCCCAAGTTTTAAAAGCAAATATGAAAATTGTGGGCGCAACTGAACATGCCGTTGTTTTATATCGAGATAAGCTACCAAAGTTCAGAAACGGAAAAACAGAAGATCAAAAAGGGCGAATGATAAAAAACTGGTTCGAATGGAAGAGAGACAAGGCTAAAGAATACCCAAAGGTTCACCCAACACAAAAACCTGTAAATTTACTAAAAGAATTGATTGAAATTTTCACAGATGAAGGTGATGTGGTAGTTGACCCTGTCGCGGGAAGTGGATCTACTTTAAGAGCTGCATATGAACTAAATCGTAACAGCTTTGGTTTTGAAATAGAAAAAGAATTTTATGATAAAGCAAAAGAAACACTCTTGGACGTTGAACATATAAGCAGGGCTGAACAGATAGAGTTGGCGGAAGTCATGGGAGGTAACCCATGA
- a CDS encoding YopX family protein, producing MRKIKFRAWDKATKNGWIPKPIKQMIYFNVYCPPEYLGVTYDEEGTWKRRFEIMQYTGLKDQVGEAIYEGDILYRTVIISLIGSDMPKRTVGEYLEVVFRDDYAGFFIGETPLHGYVGATVDIHTKCKCTDVEVIGNIYENPELLEDNT from the coding sequence ATGAGGAAAATTAAATTTAGAGCGTGGGATAAGGCAACTAAAAACGGATGGATACCCAAACCAATAAAACAGATGATTTATTTTAATGTTTATTGTCCACCAGAATATTTGGGGGTTACTTATGATGAGGAAGGTACTTGGAAAAGGCGATTTGAGATTATGCAATATACAGGATTAAAAGACCAGGTCGGCGAGGCTATTTATGAAGGGGATATTTTATATAGAACGGTTATTATATCTCTTATTGGATCAGATATGCCGAAGCGAACTGTTGGTGAATATTTAGAAGTAGTCTTCAGGGATGATTACGCAGGATTTTTTATTGGAGAAACGCCATTGCATGGTTATGTGGGTGCAACAGTTGATATTCATACAAAGTGTAAATGTACGGATGTTGAAGTGATTGGGAATATCTACGAAAATCCAGAACTACTAGAGGACAACACATGA